In Lathyrus oleraceus cultivar Zhongwan6 chromosome 2, CAAS_Psat_ZW6_1.0, whole genome shotgun sequence, the DNA window TAGAGGTTTGATATTTTGGCAAAATCATTAGATAAATTAGAAAAAAATAACAAGATCCAAGGATTATAATCAAGGAACTTACCAATTTGAAGGAAAAACACATGAAGATATTGAAGTAGGAGGTGGAGTTTGGACTGGTAACAACGCGGCCAGAAAAATCATAGCTTCCTTGAGTTTAACCCTTTTCTGGAAATAGTTGTTAAAAACATAATTAGAGTGAAATTTCATAGTATTGAGCTACAATAGATAAGCAGTAGTTTCAACAGTAGCAATTTTATTTGTTCCAACCTCATAGATCCTAACAATGAACTTGTCATTATTCTTATTGTTGCACCGTCTTGGTTGATGCCACATCCTGAACCGCACATGTCTTTGTGAAACGTGATCAGAAGTTGTCATTCTTCATTTTCGGCTCAATCATGCATGGATCTCTCTAGTAAATATCGTACCAACATAGAAGATACCGCCTGAATCAAATCATTCAACCACGTAGGATAGTGCAACCAGTATTTCCCCTTAGATAGGGAACTAGTTTCGGAAGCTCCATCGTGGTTTGGCTTCAATGTTCAGTATCAAATGAAAACTACACTCCCAATCAGGAATAAGGTTGAGTGGTTGCTCCCCCAATCCACTGTGTCGAGGTAGAGTGCTTTAGAAACGCGTGAAAGGAATTGATTATGACTCGGTGAGTTAACACCCAACCGGTTTAGTATAAGCATAGGAGAATAGGACTTTTCAGGTTTGGTATCGGGTGAAGACTATGCCACTCAAGAAGAGACATATGCTAGCAAACCACATTTAGTTTTCCGTAATTTTTCAGACGAGTTACTATTTTGGTGCTACAAAttaaaaattaaatcaaataCTCAACTTAATATTTAAGTTAAAACTATTGACACAATAATGTAAAGACCAATGAAACAGAGATAACATAACCAAGGCCATTAAATCCCATTTGCATGTAAAAATTATCTGCTTGTTGGGGGTAGTGTTAACATCTTCCATGATCCTTGTTATTCGTATCGTCATTGTCGCAACTTATGTGGCTAGTGATGATGAAGTTTTGTTAGGTTATGAAAGAGGGATGAAGAATGAAAGATCGTGAGAGAGAGATAAGTTTTTCTTCACGAGAGAGATCACAAATTTTTTATGAGAGGGGCGTGCAATAACTAGAAATCTTTTGTTGTTTTTTTAATGGGTTGGCTTCCTGTATAAAGGGGAAAATGCATCAAACTGTTGCGGTTTTAAACTCCTCTAAAATAGGttaatatttatttcattaaAAAATATTACTTTTAATCCAATTTAAGGGGATTTTTGCAAATCTCCATACCGTGACGTTTATAATAGAAGAATTATCGCGACAaaacatatttatatttttaggTTTTCTTCAATTGAAAATAGGCATATTGTTTTAGCCAACATATatattttatttacttttattttgattaagaaagtgcTTTCAATGGACACGACCTATTTCGGAAAGggtattttattattttatctgaataataaaaatataagttcttttcatttttgatttgattaaaaaaatatttttataaaaatcTAATATTTTTATTTCAATTCATCTAATCCTAATTATCTAATCATCGCATGTCATTAGGTGTGATCGAGCAACTCATCTCATCAAATATCGGGATAGACATAGGAGATTTCAACCTCGTATCTTATATAAATTCCATCCTATCTTATTTCACTCTCACTCTTAAAGTGTATCTCTTTAATTTTTTACTCCACCTTATCTAAAACTCTTATCTCCACATTGAAAGAATTCATGCTCCCTGCATTTCTTTTTTCTCGTTCCACCGTGAAatataaattatttaaaatattttttttgagGTCATTCATTTTCACATATGAATTATTTcttaatatataaaatatagtttAAATCGGTTTTGCAGTCTATTTAAAAAAgtcttcattttatttttttttaaatcaaataaCTTATTTATTTCCAAAATCACACGATACGATCGATGACATTGGATCCAGGTATAATGTTACTTCATCGGCTTCATAACAAAAACACTTACTTACTCAATCCTAAAGTGTCACTCTATATGCATAGATAATACCACATGTAAAGTGCACCTAGTAGTTATAGCGTATTCGATATTGTCTGTCATCCTATGATCAATACAAGTTTAAGAGAAAACCTTAGCATTTCTAGCCTGTCAAATGCTATAAATTGTTTATGTTACAGCCACTTTTAGAATTTGTCTTCTCTAACCTTTGCATTTTGTTTCTTGAATGATCCAACTCCTCTCATGTCTCCATTTTATGGATTTCTATGATAGCCTATCCATTTTAGGAACTCAGTCTATATCTGATTTTTAAACATACATTCAAAAAACATATGATATACATTTTCCTCCTCTTGACAGAAGCTGCACAAATTTTCAGTCAGGATTCCAAAAAATTGTATTCTATCTTTTGTATTCAGTCTCCCCATTAGAGTTAACGACGGTGTGAATATTGCACGAGGCTTAGCATGGCTATTGAAGAAGATTTTCTTCTAATCCACTTGTTGTTTTTCTCCTCTCAGATCCTTATACATGTTTGTTGTCTTGTATTGTCTTGTTTGTAGGACTTCATTCCAATACCTTGTCTGCACCATTTTTCTCCGCATTTCAGAATATTTTTCAAGATCCATGAACACTCTGTGGTATGCGTCTTCAGGTAGTACACATTTATCCATGATGTTATGCAGATTCCCCAGAAGTTTACCTATGGTTTCTTGGTTCCAGTCCAAAAGTGAAATCATATTAAAGACTCATGAGTTCTTTGGGTTGAAGATTGTATCTCATGCCACAGGTGATTTTTTAGTTATCACATAAATACCACTCCACAAGAAACTTCTACATATAAATTCAATATGGTCTTATCACACATGTACTCCATAATCAGGAAAAATATCACAGGAGATATGGGATCTCCTAGCCTGAGCCCCTTTTTGCTTTCAAACATTCAATATGTTGTCCATTATATCTATATGACACGGTGTTTATAGAGACCGTTATCCAATTAAGGAATTTTGTTGGAAAATTTATTTCTCTCATGATAtgaaataaattttaaattttattaataCATTAAATTTCCGATAATgtgtttatgatttttggtatATCAAAATTTTTGAAATTTACAAGATTACTgaaaattataaatattttattttatacCGAAAATTTCAActaaaataaattttttgataGTTCTCAATTTTAAgtattattttaaaattatcGAAAATTTTGAtagtttaaaaaaatataaaactttggatttttttttaaattccagtgttcttcatattttttcttttaaatattgaattttttatcgaaaattttgaaatttccaTTACATATTGCAAATTTCTGGTATTCTTCACATATTTTTTTctgaaaatattgatttttttatCGGAATTTTCAGTAAAAAAATGGAAAATTCGAAAATTTCGAATACATATTATAAATTTATGgtaaaattaaataaatttaaaaaaaaaattgatttttacAAAAAGATATAATGGTAAAAATACTTTTAAGAGTCAGATTTGGCTGAGGTGTGTCAAGTTAAATATCCATTTCATATTTTCATAGGCTTTTTGTAAATTCATTTGAATTGCACATCTAGGTGAAATGTGCTTTCTACTATAACCCCTTAGCAATTCATGAGCACTAATAATGTTATCAGGTATCCGGGTATTTGGCTTTCATCCACCACTGCATTGATGACTCTACTTAGTCTTGTGGTAAGATTTTTGAGGTAATTTTGTAAAGAGTGGTGCAGCAAACAATAGGCCCTTCACTGTTTCTGCTCTAGGGGATTTAGGGATCAAGGTTACAAGAGCACAGTTGACTGCTCTGTACATTCTATTCTGAACAAAAATTCATATAAAGTATTCATTTTCAATATATATTGATTCATAAATTGTCTATACTTTTAATGATATACAGTTTTAAACCTAAAACTATATGAATTGATGGGCCACAATAGAACAAAAGAGAATGAAATATAAAATATGAAGTGAAAAGATCAGACTGAAAATTTTGAAAAGATAAAACTGAAATAAATTTTTTATTCTATTGTTTTAAGTTGCCTACATCCCAAATTGATCTGATTCTTATTAATAGCTTGTAGATATGAATGAGTGATCTGGTTCTTATTTATATATGAAAAATCATCTACTTATCAAGTTCATCTTCATAGCTTATCTAGACATATCAAACTTAGGTGGTTCAACATATGTATTAGTTATAACAGACAAAACACATTAATCTCCCACAAAATCATTATACATTTTGGATCAAGTTTCATAGAAAGGGAGCAAAAATTCTACATCAAGATTCAATTCTTGCTTTGACCATCTGATAGCATTCCCTGAATTGTGTTGATGAAACCAAGCATAGTTCCAAGACTCTTTTCATCTGGATAAAAAAATCACCAAACCAATTTTATACATACAAAACAAATGTTCAAAAATACATCCTAGAAACATCAATTGTTAAAAGTTCACAAAATTATCAAATGAAGTAAGTCATGTTATGTGACTTACCAAGTCTTGGGATTGTGTGTCCTTTTGGATGATGAATCACAACAGGGTCAACAAAAGCCTCTTGCAAAATAATGCTTTCTGGCTTCATGAAATCTGTCTCACCTTAATCATATTATAAGAAACAAGTATATTGATAAGTAATGTGACTTGAATGATTGCAAAAAATAATTACAAGTGATTGTTTCTTGAAACTATACCTATAATGTGAAGAGAGGGGCAATCAATGGGTTTTGAAAATGCATTGGAAGCTAGTTTAGGTGTTCCATATTTCATTCCACCAAACATGGCTCCTGATATCAGAATCAGAAACTTGATCTTGTTTATCTTCTCAAGTGCTACTCCCTAAAATCATCACTACCATAATCAATTCAATGCTAAATCAAAGCAATCATAATTCAATATCAACCTAGGATTTCATTCGGATAAACAACTTAATTAAGGGCTTATAACATAACCATTTAACATGAAATACGTATATCCGACACGAACCATTTATCATCACAGTGCTTATGTATAACCTAAATCTATCATGAAGAGTTTATAGAAATAAGTTGAAAAGAGTTTATGGAAATGTCAATGCATAAAGTAGTACCTGTTCCTGCATTCCTGGCAATGCAGCCGCTAAAAATGCACCCTGATTAACATAATTCGCGATAAGTCAAAAccaaaagaaagaaaaaaaaatgcaTTTTCAGCTTTTTCCAAGCAATGAAAACCGTACTTGAGAAAATCCAAGTACACCATCAAAAGGACCATTTTCCAGCATATAATCTTCAACATATGTTAAACATTCTTCAAAGTTCCTATACTCAGTGAAATCCTGCacacaaataaataaaatattatttaatcACTAACACAATTAAATAAACAAGATTATGATTAACTGTTCCAATAAGTAACCTCATTGGCTTGGAACCATTCGTAATAAGGTGGATCGAAAATGCCTTCAACATCTGATTTTCCTTGTGCTGGAAATTGACCGTCGATGAAAACTAGGTCCAGTTTTTGGAGTACAGTTTCAGGCCAACGTGAGACTAGTTTCTTGAGGATTTGACCACTTGTTCTGAATCCATGGAAACAGAGGATTCTGGGTTTCATCTGGATTTGCTCTTCTATGATGTTGTCACTAACTAATGTTTCGGTGTTTTTATTTTAATGCCTCTACCAACACAATCATGACACGTCACACTCAATTGAGATAATTATATTTCATGTGACACGATTTATTTTCTTCATTGGGTTCTATTTACGATGGAAagaattttttaaattttttaaataattaatgtatTAATCCCGTtcaaataaataacataaaaaaatatttttgtttttataaATAGGATTAGAAATGGTACTTGTTTTAGTcttatttataaataaaaaattactttttaaatttattaaataaataatatatatgaacgatcatatatattaattattgaataaattaaaaaacattttttttgttCTATAAATAAGATTAGAGATAGTATTATATTGGAAAATTCATGTTGTCAACTTTAATTTGAGTCAAACTTTTAGCTTGTGGACCATCTTATGGGCAGCCCACTTACAATTTTTTGGACAAATGTAACCCtagaataaaaaaaattaaaaaaagttATCCTACATTCCCCACAATAGTAATTGTTCCACCTCTAGGATTTATGCTGATTTGACCAATTTATTTTTGTATATATAActaaatatttaaatatttatttttttctaatttctttttcAATTGATCATATGCACAAGTGAGGGGAGAGAGAAAATCACTCATTCATTACATACCACAACCATCTAAACAAATAGATATGGTGAAAAGAATTTCCTAAAATACATTTAAATAAATGACTCTGTCCTTATTTTTAAATTTGGTCTTCACTAGATTACTTAAAATTGAGTAATTTAGAGTGTTTTCCTTTTTTTATCATCACAAGATTACATAAATTTTATTGATATGTAGGTTGTTAAACACCTCGTTAAATTACATAATATTGACACTACTACAAATTATATATTTCATAACAAAGTTTTCACCTCATCCaaataaaaatttaaaagttaGAAAAATTTAAAAGTTTTCACCTCgttgttttttctttttctttctttaaAAACTCTTTAGTCAGATTCTAAACATAATGTTATAGAATCTGAGTTAGTTAGAGATAGGAACAGATATAAAAAGTGAAAGAAAGAATAAACGACACACATAGTTATACTAGTTCCTCTCACAAATCAAGAGTAATCCAGTCCCCTTGTGCTTACAAGGCATTTTCATTATAATCACACAAGATTACAATTTTCTTAAGAATACGAGCAAGAGACTTTTTTGCTTACGCACACAAGTATAAAACTACCTTGCTCAAACACAAAAGTTTGAGACTTCCTTGCTCACACACACAAGCatgagacttccttgctcaaacacacaagtcTGAGAGATTTCATTGTTCAAGGATACAAGCTCAAGACTTCCTTGCTTTAGCACACAAGCTAAATAATTCCTTGCTCAAGTACACAAGCTCAAGACTTCCTTTCTTTAACACACAAGCTaaagaggagagttgactaatgataaaatcttcttcacccgagacaatgacgagcttgtcatcgacgacaaacttcattttctgatgcaaagtagaagtcattgccccagcagcatgtatccacggacgtcccaaaaggcagctataagcggaatttatgtccatgacttggaaattgatgagGAATACATGTGGTCCGACTTGGATTGGTAGCTCTACCTCCCTAACTACTGCCCTCCGGGAACCGTCAAATGCTTTTACCACAAGTGCACTAGGTTTCATTTCCGAACCATGGTAAGATAATTTAGCaagtgccctctttggtagaacattgagggacgatccagtgtcaactaagaCCCTGGCtagagcatcttcttggcactttatggatacatgtaAGGCGCGGTTGTGATTCTGTCCTTCCTTGGTTAGCTCTTCATTGTTGAAACTTAGAGTGTTGCAAGttgtgatattggcgaccacccCGTCGAATTGGCCAACCGTTATGTCCTGAGTAACATGAGCTTGAGCAAGCACTTTCAGTAGAGCCTCCATATGAGCTTGGGAATTCATAAGCAaggacaagatagatatttttgacgatgtttgatgtaactgatcaactatcttgtagtcgcttttctttatcatttttagaAATTCAATCGCTTGATCTGATTGCACTGCCGGCGATACCCCTCCATACTTTGGGGCATGATTTGTAGTTGTAGCTTCCCTTGTTGGTTCTTAAGGGATTATATTGACATCGGGAGTATAAATCTGACCGCTACGGGTCATTCTGCTCGTCCCTGCGATGTTAGTGATATTGGTGTCAACATTCTCCAAGCTTTTCTCACCTTCAACATCTTTGGATTCTTCATCTATCACTCCATCTACCACAGTTACGTCATATTTCCAAGGCACCGCCTTGGTGCTTTCAAAGGGAAAGGGGATAGGCATACAAACTACCACGggtgatggatgaacaacatcTTTTCTTTGATAAGTTATCTCAACAGGCTCTGGAAGATTGAAAAAGGGTTCAATGACTGAAATTTCCTCATTTGTTGCAGGACCACAAACTTGTAAAACACCTTGATCCATTAATTTTTGAATATCAGTTCGCACCACTTTACATCCCCTTGGATAAACGGCACATTCTTCATAGTTGTCGTGACAGGTATCAATCAAACTAGCTCCCACCAATCTTGCATGGAGTGCTATCAacggagttttaacatcttcaacattttttattatacaaacatcagaaacatcctcaatggcattaacatcaccatACGTCGGCAGAGGGTTACTTTTTACGTTGGGTCCAACATCTCGGAATGAAAGGATCTTCTTCTCAACCAACTCTCACACAATATGCTTCAAAGCATAACATCCCTCTAAATTATGCCCAGGGGCACCCTCATGGAAAGGACAATGAGCATCTTgattgtaccatggaggtaaATGATTTGGTGGGGGATCCAAAGGTCTGGGAGTCACCAACCCTTTCTGCAGCAACGATGGGTATAACTCAGTGTACGTCATAGGGATTGAAGCGAAAGAAGGTCTACCTCtttgtaccctattttgatttggaagGTTTTGTAGACGTGGAGCATGTGCCATTGGCTGTTGATAAGCGGGTGCCATGGGTGTTTGCTGGTATACTGGTACTTGTTGAACAGGTTGATAGACAATCTCTGGTTTTACAAATTTCTCACCTAATAATTATCCTtggaatttctatctaagactctcctagatatgagatCCCTATCGCTTCCCTTAAATCATACATCAGTGATAACAACTGAAAACAATCAATAAACAGAAGACACACTTCCAATGAAACAGAATGCACTattgcttaaaagctcatgagtgattcacaattaTAACTCAATAAACTCAatccaattcaagtatcaaagagATACTAGAATGGCTCACAAACAACAACGACAACAAGACCCTAACAATAACAATTTCCAACACAACCTCATGTTTTTCTTAGGTTTAGAATCACTCTTTAAATAGCCTCAGAATAATATGGACTTCGGGACAAAAAAATTAGCATATCCAAaataaatcaaatcaaatatgatcaaatcaaatctgatgtctccTTAAATATTTTGACATCTGTTATGCATAATATCTGATCAAGTCAAATTTGATGTCTCCTTAAATATTTTGACGTTCATTCTACAGAATCAAATATGATGTCTCCttaaatattttgacatccaTTCTACAAAATCAAATATGATGTCTCCTTAAATTTTTTGACATCCATTTTGCAAAATCAAatctaatgtttccttaaatgtttcgacatcccgcctgcacaatcttctgcagaatcaaatcaaatattttcttatatgttttgacatccattttGCATAATCTTCTACAGAATTAAATCAAATTTGATCTAAGGTTTTcttaaaatgtctcaacatcccttTTTATGAAACAAGGGCACAACTTGAAATGAAACAAGAGTTCTTAAAATAAACCTTCTTGGACAGTCAGATATGATAGTTGAATATTCTGAGAATCTTCAGatatctcataataaaataagtcTTCCAAGAAGTAAAATAAAACATGCAAAGATATTTTATCAACATGTCACTTCATCTTGCTTAACATCTTACTGTGATATAAGTTTTAACAAAATTGTTTCCAATCATAAAAATACAGAACTAACACTAGTTTGATAAACCTTTGCTACAAAAGGAATTAGCAGTTGTATGCTAGCATATCTTGTGAAGAACCTAGAGCTTTAGGTTATCACGTAATAAAGTATGTTAAGAGATGAACATTGACCTATCAGTGTCACCTTGGTCCTTGCGCTTTGATTATCTTAGATTCTGATCACCAGAAACAGACTTCTCTAAAGTTTGTTCTTCAGAGGCTGGCTCCTTCAGAGTCTGATCTTTCAATGTAGAACTTTTTGGAAGATGACTTCTTTAGAGTTAGTTATTCAGCTTCTGATACATCAGAATATGATCTTCATGCTTCTCTTTGgatgttcagagtcagaaccaATTCTTgaatttaatatgattttttgTCTATGATCCTGCGCATTTGAACATACATTAGTATACCTTATTATTcttaaatactttgttatcatcaaaactcaaagGATACGGGACAAACCAATTTTGTTTCAAAAAATCGAGGTAAAATGTCAAGGCACGCCATGTTCTTTTTTAAAAATAAGTACCACATATCCCCTCGGTTTATAAATATAACTTAGGGGAAAAATAATCCAGGACATGTTTCAAATCTCAACAACGACAATTTATGTTTTTATTACTTTAAAAGTGGTGTCtttcatttttttatattttaaattaatgATCTATACTTTCGGTTATATTTAATATCCAGGAGATTATATTCtcatattttactataaaacACTTGTTAATCATATTTTACCATAAACCTAAATTATACGTAGTCGCTCCAAAGTCTTACACATCATTCTTTGGGATGAATTGCAAGATAAAAAAAATCTTCAATGTTCTTCAATATTTAACAAAATAATTTTGTTCTACCCTTGCAATCTATCTCACATAATGatgttaatgttgttgttgtgtttTTGTAATAACCTTCTTatgttgtcaatcaaagaaaaGATTGAGAAATTTATTACTTTCCTCGGTTGACAACATTGATAAATTTATTCATAAACACAATCATACATTTATGTTTTATGTTCTCTTTCATGTGAAAGCATTTACCACGAAACATTTTCTCAAGATAATGAAATCTGGTTGGGGTGGATTTTACAAGTACATAAAAAACAATTCTCTTAGTTGGAACAGATAACTTATTAGAATTTTGAAAAGATATGTTGTTCTCCAATAATCCATTgttaaaatatttatttatttaaataatttattttaatattttatgtaaataatgtaaatataaaaaaaaagttattcaCATCAGTTTTTAACAGAAACCGAGAGGTATGTGGCGCTTGGGATTGAACATATTATATTGTATTTTTTATCTAAAAAGAAACACATTTTACCTTGGTTTTGAGTAATAACTGAGGTAAAATATAAGCGTGTTTATTCAGTTTCTTCACCGTCCT includes these proteins:
- the LOC127119242 gene encoding uncharacterized protein LOC127119242 isoform X1; translation: MKPRILCFHGFRTSGQILKKLVSRWPETVLQKLDLVFIDGQFPAQGKSDVEGIFDPPYYEWFQANEDFTEYRNFEECLTYVEDYMLENGPFDGVLGFSQGAFLAAALPGMQEQGVALEKINKIKFLILISGAMFGGMKYGTPKLASNAFSKPIDCPSLHIIGETDFMKPESIILQEAFVDPVVIHHPKGHTIPRLDEKSLGTMLGFINTIQGMLSDGQSKN
- the LOC127119242 gene encoding uncharacterized protein LOC127119242 isoform X5 gives rise to the protein MKPRILCFHGFRTSGQILKKLVSRWPETVLQKLDLVFIDGQFPAQGKSDVEGIFDPPYYEWFQANEDFTEYRNFEECLTYVEDYMLENGPFDGVLGFSQGAFLAAALPGMQEQGVALEKINKIKFLILISGAMFGGMKYGTPKLASNAFSKPIDCPSLHIIDFMKPESIILQEAFVDPVVIHHPKGHTIPRLDEKSLGTMLGFINTIQGMLSDGQSKN
- the LOC127119242 gene encoding uncharacterized protein LOC127119242 isoform X3 produces the protein MKPRILCFHGFRTSGQILKKLVSRWPETVLQKLDLVFIDGQFPAQGKSDVEGIFDPPYYEWFQANEDFTEYRNFEECLTYVEDYMLENGPFDGVLGFSQGAFLAAALPGMQEQGVALEKINKIKFLILISGAMFGGMKYGTPKLASNAFSKPIDCPSLHIIGETDFMKPESIILQEAFVDPVVIHHPKGHTIPRLDEKSLGTMLGFINTIQGMLSDGQSKN
- the LOC127119242 gene encoding uncharacterized protein LOC127119242 isoform X2, coding for MKPRILCFHGFRTSGQILKKLVSRWPETVLQKLDLVFIDGQFPAQGKSDVEGIFDPPYYEWFQANEDFTEYRNFEECLTYVEDYMLENGPFDGVLGFSQGAFLAAALPGMQEQGVALEKINKIKFLILISGAMFGGMKYGTPKLASNAFSKPIDCPSLHIIGETDFMKPESIILQEAFVDPVVIHHPKGHTIPRLDEKSLGTMLGFINTIQGMLSDGQSKN